A window of Komagataella phaffii GS115 chromosome 1, complete sequence contains these coding sequences:
- a CDS encoding RNA polymerase subunit, found in RNA polymerase complexes I, II, and III gives MSREGFVAPSGTDLAAAASGVAPNKHYGVKYTCGACAHNFSLNKSDPVRCKECGHRVIYKARTKRMSKFLTTY, from the coding sequence atgagcAGAGAAGGATTTGTAGCTCCATCAGGCACAGATCTTGCGGCAGCCGCTTCCGGTGTAGCTCCAAACAAGCACTACGGTGTCAAATACACTTGTGGAGCCTGTGCTCACAACTTTTCTCTGAACAAGTCTGATCCAGTTCGTTGTAAGGAATGCGGGCATCGTGTGATTTACAAAGCCAGAACCAAACGAATGAGTAAGTTTTTGACAACGTACTAG
- a CDS encoding N-glycosylated protein involved in the maintenance of bud site selection during bipolar budding, whose amino-acid sequence MAALLFLLVSIIVSCQAINFSNDISLLGRFNGLSTPNNTNQYRTSVRNEDSKSLGIFKLGQDESLSFISTFNGTIKQSYSLGNNFVLVIPIEENEAPLILEVNEEASQVSISNLTENWSNQVQGSIQTVFVNQTSKLIYFGGNLTLNSSIFGLVCFNYESSSFESIPFQGFNENASVNAIVSIDDENLIFGGNFYSLGNQSLLHHNVSTNSSNSTELTIYDVSPDQLTSFNIADVSTAGTNEALSPDPKSITCPDQDNEWILSGSQGTWLAMLHHTIIPSKLRLFQSTSAEGYGVEYFRLITGPSNSIMNLTYVNPQTNEYEYCDAWCPLLSKSQLEDALQNANSSDVYEDTVFNDKTRTAGYLTWSGDYQEFEFHNELDVTQVTIQVLSAYNEIGALKGLQIYQSGIYVYGNESFNEPTCDDFEFHSSSVSVEAPGSWTPHEDGSITTTISLINGEIPDSTVGVTFYPNISFPGDYEFYVYTPGCLATDSCSTRGIVNATLHNGIDNEQLASILIYQNNDFDKYDILYNGRINATLEDHPYVTLEVESTIPGNSETELEFAAYQLYVDILYIDADAAINSTNSTRSLNLTVPLNGIFEYSLNNFTDFDTLRLSNNTFVGNSSINLLGSSLLENATVNGLVFQDGKLYVGGKLSANDEGNLLEVAIQNINNTDNSFNTEGMRLLQFNGTVDSLTSTVGEDITVISNSSIFLLRDSNVLSLADTNFTVSDTSSFKMNNSTFFLFTNEEGQSVVWNNGSRSWVENNSSFFLNLTSSVSLDELNDTLLFGDLVYSEYSINNLARFVDGEFFESPFQFNSSFDNSLLTSYYINESAALFGGRFKTTDGLSNVAIVTSLRNGSVQISGLNGIEWDDDSVVTTFLISQKDDYLFIGYNGTAELNNTSVQGLLIYDLSQNEPLVHQPAPLNRESDEPGIVHALSYNTEESYLLVGGDFESAGSLSCEAFCRYEISGSRWVKPSISNSLAGEIHDMSYVSNTKLVVAGNLSVDGQNDGFVVFDSSKNEVNVSSALSVSNIINYENQTISQFILVDSSLNGRALALGNNFIIGSNGTNWTRLDGDSFFEGTIFTNMALLDMDSRTQNNRPASNNFFDLDEILLVSGFLNFGSDIGNYSTAFYNGSSWIPYTVTTNDLALRNSTINNIYANSTSSRSLKNDILLQAPQLGTGPVVGIGFALALGTTLLLGSLFALYAISNKRKNSFLEKQDARVGELEMMEKVPPDQVLDAMDQAKFR is encoded by the coding sequence ATGGCGGCGTTGTTGTTCCTACTGGTCTCAATAATCGTCTCTTGCCAGGcgatcaacttttcaaatgataTCTCTTTGCTGGGACGGTTCAACGGACTTTCTACACCCAATAATACCAATCAGTACAGGACATCTGTTAGGAACgaagattcaaagagttTAGGCATTTTCAAACTAGGTCAAGATGAGTCGTTATCGTTCATTTCCACATTCAACGGCACAATAAAACAGTCCTACTCATTGGGGAATAACTTCGTGTTGGTAATCCCCAtcgaagaaaatgaagctCCTCTGATCCTAGAAGTGAACGAGGAAGCTTCTCAGGTTTCAATATCGAACCTGACCGAAAATTGGAGtaatcaagttcaaggaTCTATTCAAACCGTGTTTGTCAACCAAACGTCCAAGTTGATATATTTTGGGGGAAATTTGACGTTGAACAGTTCTATTTTTGGTTTGGTCTGCTTCAACTATGAATCTTCCTCCTTCGAGTCCATTCCCTTCCAAGGATTTAATGAAAACGCATCAGTGAACGCAATTGTTAGCATTGATGATGAGAACTTGATTTTCGGTGGAAACTTTTACTCCTTGGGGAATCAATCCTTACTTCATCATAATGTGTCCACCAATTCATCAAACTCAACTGAGTTGACCATATATGATGTCAGTCCAGATCAACTAACAAGTTTTAATATCGCCGACGTGTCAACAGCAGGTACCAACGAAGCCCTTTCGCCAGACCCCAAGTCAATCACTTGTCCCGATCAAGACAATGAATGGATTCTTTCAGGCTCCCAAGGGACTTGGCTAGCTATGCTCCACCACACAATAATTCCATCCAAGCTCCGTCTATTCCAATCAACTTCTGCAGAGGGTTATGGTGTCGAGTACTTTAGGCTCATAACTGGCCCTTCAAACAGTATCATGAACTTGACATATGTGAATCCACAAACCAACGAATATGAATATTGTGACGCGTGGTGTCCACTCCTCTCAAAATCACAGTTGGAAGACGCTCTTCAGAACGCAAACTCTTCAGATGTATACGAAGACACCGTCTTTAATGACAAAACCAGAACAGCAGGCTACCTAACGTGGTCTGGAGATTACCAAGAATTCGAGTTCCACAATGAACTCGACGTTACTCAAGTAACCATCCAAGTATTGTCCGCTTACAATGAAATCGGTGCTCTTAAAGGACTTCAAATCTACCAATCAGGAATCTACGTTTATGGTAACGAAAGTTTCAACGAACCTACCTgtgatgattttgagtttCATTCTTCCAGTGTATCCGTAGAGGCACCTGGATCCTGGACCCCCCACGAAGATGGGTCCATTACCACGACCATATCATTGATCAATGGTGAAATTCCAGACTCCACAGTGGGTGTGACATTCTATCCAAATATTAGTTTTCCTGGTGATTACGAATTTTATGTTTACACACCTGGCTGTTTAGCAACCGACTCATGTAGCACCAGAGGAATTGTCAACGCTACACTTCACAATGGAATCGACAATGAGCAACTCGCATCCATCTTAATATATCAAAacaatgattttgacaaGTATGACATTCTTTACAACGGTCGTATCAATGCAACCTTGGAAGATCATCCGTATGTCACCTTAGAGGTCGAATCAACTATACCGGGAAATTCAGAAACCGAGTTGGAATTTGCCGCATATCAGTTGTACGTAGACATACTGTACATTGATGCAGATGCGGCTATCAACTCAACTAATAGTACCAGATCCTTGAATTTGACAGTGCCTTTAAATGGTATTTTTGAGTATTCCCTCAACAACTTTACAGATTTTGACACTTTAAGGTTATCAAACAATACTTTTGTCGGAAACTCCTCCATAAATCTACTTGGATCCTCCTTACTTGAGAATGCTACAGTGAATGGGTTAGTTTTTCAGGATGGTAAACTTTATGTTGGTGGTAAACTGTCTGCTAATGACGAAGGTAACCTCTTGGAAGTTGCTattcaaaatatcaacaacaCCGATAATTCTTTTAACACTGAGGGAATGAGGCTTTTGCAATTCAATGGAACCGTGGATAGTCTAACATCAACAGTTGGCGAAGACATTACCGTCATCAGCAATTCATCCATCTTCCTTTTGAGAGATTCCAATGTCTTATCGTTGGCAGATACTAATTTCACCGTTTCTGACACTAGTTCATTCAAGATGAATAATTCCACATTTTTTCTATTCACAAATGAAGAAGGACAGTCAGTAGTCTGGAATAATGGATCCAGATCATGGGTCGAAAATAATTCATCTTTCTTCCTTAACTTAACCAGCAGCGTTAGTCTCGATGAGCTTAATGACACACTTTTGTTTGGAGATTTGGTTTATTCTGAGTATTCCATTAACAATCTGGCACGTTTTGTTGATGGCgaattctttgaatccCCGTTTCAATTTAACTCTTCATTCGATAACAGTTTATTAACCAGTTACTATATTAATGAGTCAGCAGCCCTGTTTGGCGGTAGATTTAAAACTACTGATGGACTTTCCAATGTTGCGATAGTTACATCACTCAGGAATGGATCCGTTCAAATTTCTGGGCTAAATGGTATCGAATGGGACGATGATTCAGTGGTCACAACGTTTTTAATCTCTCAAAAAGATGATTACCTATTTATTGGTTACAATGGAACTGCTGAGCTCAACAACACAAGTGTCCAAGGCCTATTAATCTACGATTTATCCCAGAACGAGCCCTTGGTTCACCAACCTGCACCATTAAACAGAGAGTCTGACGAACCAGGTATTGTTCACGCCCTCTCTTATAATACTGAAGAAAGCTATCTTCTTGTGGGTGGAGACTTTGAATCAGCCGGTAGCTTGTCATGTGAAGCGTTCTGTCGCTACGAAATTTCAGGATCCCGATGGGTCAAGCCGTCGATATCTAACTCTTTGGCTGGAGAGATACATGATATGAGCTATGTTTCAAACACCAAGCTGGTGGTTGCTGGAAACCTCTCAGTTGATGGTCAAAATGACGGTTTTGTAGTGTTTGACTCCTCCAAGAATGAAGTGAATGTTTCATCAGCGTTGTCCGTTTCCAACATAATAAACTACGAGAATCAAACTATTTCTCAGTTTATACTGGTGGACAGTTCTTTAAATGGCAGAGCTCTTGCATTGGGAAACAATTTTATAATAGGATCCAATGGAACTAACTGGACGAGATTGGACGGCGacagcttctttgaaggaacgATTTTTACCAATATGGCACTTTTAGACATGGATAGCCGAACTCAAAACAATCGTCCAGCCTCCAataatttctttgatcttgatgAGATCCTACTGGTGTCAGGATTCCTCAACTTTGGATCAGATATTGGTAACTACAGTACTGCTTTCTATAATGGGTCGTCGTGGATACCTTACACAGTTACCACCAACGATCTAGCACTAAGAAACTCTACCATCAACAATATCTATGCCAATTCTACCtcttcaagatctttgaaaaatgataTCCTATTGCAGGCACCACAGCTGGGCACAGGACCAGTCGTTGGAATAGGCTTTGCATTAGCACTAGGTACCACTCTCCTTCTTGGGAGTTTATTTGCATTATATGCTATTTCTAATAAGAGAAAGAATTCGTTCCTAGAGAAGCAAGATGCAAGAGTGGGAGAACTAGAAATGATGGAGAAAGTTCCACCAGATCAAGTTTTGGATGCCATGGATCAGGCCAAGTTCCGTTAG
- a CDS encoding Peripheral mitochondrial inner membrane protein, located on the matrix face of the membrane: MLQSLGSSNRWRTVQTCTYVWDRCFAQMATACNNQEYLQFLPYVGKGSKFKTHYINSFNSVSNSNQSHDDHELRSRQQKLTNYKKISKYLSQDELFQLNQEFIQQIFSLITSFRYDSKILDPGTVQEFYRQPRVLSRAPKLPESLNIEVFTEYVDQITNNRYVHNHASNEENVIPMLLRQFFHKDNRHCMKLRGIHSYNNVIRFFLSKNDLPYAKSLLAQMRTEGIRPNRLTYNLFIGHLRNMPVHYTNPLITVLKYLGLMRKEYISPDSTTWHLIYQILPDKISKQMLLDKMDQLGFSRTALLTRFELESLSCSNEMTKLLQSTPPPSKDINCFNILFSQLVIEKKYQKCWELLHETTLTPNLSTLNSILNSLRNNSRVDLCFVFYNYMLDKFKISPNTTTFHYLIAAAVKQGFHNNWRQVLRILYHEMLVVTGTTNNFSGYYLQRAKARSLIDLKNNQAPLNLKTPLSTAELDIRHQLFNDLSINTETKKFPTIPNTQKHGPKFVKAALTSGYHRAKPSKNGEQKGNYIHLANRAKSVKSAIQKDFKQKDKMHNLSRRYRDRISIIKEGYTSNLKQKLVDNNMVSVPYLK, translated from the coding sequence ATGCTACAAAGTCTAGGTAGCTCCAACCGTTGGAGAACTGTTCAGACTTGTACGTATGTGTGGGATCGTTGTTTCGCACAAATGGCTACTGCCTGTAACAATCAGGAGTATCTCCAGTTCTTACCTTATGTGGGAAAGGGATCCAAGTTCAAGACTCATTATATCAACTCCTTTAACAGCGTATCCAACTCTAACCAATCACATGATGACCACGAACTACGCAGTAGACAGCAAAAATTGACGAATTATAAGAAAATCTCCAAGTATCTCTCGCAGGACGAGTTATTTCAACTGAACCAAGAATTCATCCAACAAATATTCTCTTTAATCACCAGTTTCAGGTATGATTCTAAAATCCTAGATCCAGGAACTGTTCAAGAGTTTTACAGACAACCAAGAGTCTTGTCAAGGGCACCTAAGTTACCAGAATCACTGAACATCGAGGTTTTCACGGAGTATGTAGACCAGATCACGAATAATCGATATGTGCATAACCACGCTTCTAACGAGGAAAACGTTATTCCAATGTTGCTGCGTCAGTTCTTTCACAAGGATAACAGACACTGTATGAAACTGAGGGGTATTCACTCCTACAACAACGTTATTcgtttctttctttctaaGAACGACCTACCATATGCGAAATCGTTGTTGGCTCAGATGAGAACAGAAGGAATTAGGCCAAATAGATTGACATACAATCTTTTTATTGGTCATTTGAGGAACATGCCTGTACACTATACAAACCCCCTCATTACTGTTTTGAAGTATTTGGGTTTAATGAGAAAGGAATACATTTCTCCTGATTCAACCACATGGCATCTGATCTACCAGATTTTGCCAGACAAAATTTCCAAGCAAATGTTATTGGACAAAATGGATCAACTGGGATTTTCCAGAACTGCACTTTTGACACGGTTCGAACTGGAATCGCTCTCGTGTTCTAATGAAATGACGAAATTGCTGCAGAGCACTCCACCACCATCGAAGGACATAAACTGTTTCAatattttgttttctcaATTGGTCatagagaaaaaatatcaGAAATGTTGGGAATTGCTCCATGAAACTACACTAACTCCCAACTTGTCCACTCTCAATAGCATTCTCAATTCTCTCCGAAACAATTCCCGAGTCGATCTGTGTTTTGTCTTTTACAATTACATGCTGGAcaagttcaagatttcCCCTAACACTACCACTTTTCACTACTTGATTGCGGCAGCTGTCAAGCAGGGATTTCATAATAATTGGAGACAGGTCCTCAGGATTCTATATCATGAAATGTTAGTTGTTACAGGAACCACAAATAACTTCTCAGGATACTATCTTCAACGGGCCAAAGCCCGTTCTTTAATTGATCTGAAAAATAATCAAGCTCCGTTGAATTTAAAAACTCCACTTTCAACCGCAGAACTGGACATCCGTCACCAACTTTTTAATGATCTTTCTATCAATACAGAAACCAAGAAATTCCCAACCATACCAAACACACAGAAACATGGGCCAAAGTTTGTAAAAGCTGCTCTTACAAGCGGGTACCACAGAGCTAAACCTTCCAAAAACGGAGAACAGAAAGGAAACTACATACACCTGGCCAACAGAGCCAAGTCTGTCAAGAGTGCCATACAAAAAGATTTTAAACAAAAGGACAAAATGCATAATTTATCCCGAAGGTATAGAGATCGAAtcagcatcatcaaagaGGGTTACACGAGCAATCTTAAACAAAAACTTGTAGATAACAATATGGTCTCTGTTCCCTATCTAAAATAG
- a CDS encoding Putative protein of fumarylacetoacetate hydrolase family protein, producing MSFNFVKEAGKFLCIGRNYVAHIKELNNRTPSQPFFFLKPSSSVLLPKDGPILVPKGVVVHHEVELAVVLNKQLKNLDPETFTAEDALDAIAGYSLAIDLTARNVQDEAKKKGLPWSIGKGFDTFLPLSPFISKSQIPDPYNVQLHLKVNGETRQDDLTNLMIFPVHQIFATMSSIMTLEKGDVILTGTPKGVGKLVPGDHVEAFISVDGKVIPESVIDVEVDQKPGPYEYKET from the coding sequence ATGTCATTCAACTTTGTAAAAGAGGCGGGGAAGTTTCTCTGCATTGGCAGAAACTACGTGGCTCATATCAAAGAGCTAAACAACAGAACACCCTCCCAGcccttcttctttctgaaaCCATCGTCATCTGTGCTGCTTCCAAAGGACGGCCCCATTCTGGTACCTAAGGGGGTTGTGGTTCACCATGAGGTAGAATTGGCTGTCGTACTCAACAAAcagttgaagaatctggACCCTGAAACATTTACCGCCGAGGATGCGCTCGATGCAATTGCAGGTTACTCGTTGGCGATTGACTTGACAGCCCGAAACGTTCAGGATGaagccaaaaagaaaggtTTGCCTTGGTCAATTGGGAAAGGATTTGACACTTTCTTGCCCCTTTCTCCCTTCATTTCCAAATCTCAAATCCCTGATCCTTATAATGTTCAATTGCACTTGAAAGTCAACGGAGAAACTCGTCAAGATGACCTGACcaatttgatgatattcCCAGTTCATCAAATCTTCGCTACCATGAGCTCAATCATGACCCTTGAAAAAGGCGATGTGATTCTAACAGGAACTCCAAAGGGTGTGGGGAAGCTCGTTCCTGGTGACCATGTCGAAGCTTTTATTTCTGTTGATGGGAAGGTAATTCCAGAATCCGTTATCGACGTCGAGGTGGACCAGAAACCTGGACCATATGAGTACAAAGAAACCTAA
- a CDS encoding Deoxycytidine monophosphate (dCMP) deaminase required for dCTP and dTTP synthesis — translation MLIGISGTKCSGRTTVARYLTYQGFKHISLEPSILNIDHKFEDEDELVDFVTKNYSENFVLSHIDNPVLLSKLSKRPFFLHISLESSILKRHQRRCSKAGDISLEEFVIDCDKYTFDHKLIEISNLADITIINNHDSINQLYSHLSNVNLLNPTRLRPSWDAYFMRLADLAALRSNCMKRRVGCVVVRDNRIISTGYNGTPRNMPNCNQGGCARCNSGNSSGNGLSTCLCLHAEENALLEAGRDRISTNSILYCNTCPCLTCSIKIIQSGIQEVVYSQSYSMDTLSYQALNAAGVKLRQYSPPQGGVM, via the coding sequence ATGCTGATAGGCATCTCTGGAACCAAATGTTCCGGCAGGACAACTGTAGCTCGTTATTTGACATACCAAGGATTCAAACACATATCGTTAGAGCCTTCAATATTGAATATTGACCATAAGttcgaagatgaagatgaactgGTCGATTTCGTCACCAAGAACTACTCTGAAAATTTCGTCTTATCACACATTGACAATCCTGTTCTTCTAAGCAAGTTATCCAAAAGGCCGTTCTTTTTACATATTTCATTGGAAAGCTCTATACTCAAACGACACCAGAGAAGATGCTCAAAGGCGGGGGATATTTCTCTGGAGGAGTTCGTCATAGACTGTGATAAATACACTTTTGATCATAAATTGATAGAGATAAGTAATCTAGCCGACATTACCATCATTAATAATCATGACTCCATCAACCAGTTGTATTCACATCTTTCCAATGTCAACTTGTTGAACCCGACAAGATTAAGACCGTCGTGGGATGCCTACTTCATGAGATTGGCAGATCTGGCAGCTTTGAGATCCAATTGCatgaaaagaagagttGGGTGTGTAGTGGTCAGAGATAACAGAATTATTTCTACTGGTTACAACGGCACACCAAGAAATATGCCTAATTGCAATCAAGGAGGGTGCGCTAGATGCAATTCGGGAAACTCGTCAGGGAACGGCCTATCAACCTGCTTATGCCTACACGCAGAGGAGAACGCATTGTTGGAAGCAGGAAGAGATCGAATCAGTACCAACAGTATTCTCTACTGTAACACATGTCCATGTTTGACATGCTCCATTAAAATTATTCAGAGTGGCATTCAAGAGGTGGTCTATTCCCAGAGTTACAGCATGGATACACTTTCTTACCAGGCATTGAATGCTGCTGGAGTAAAACTTCGTCAGTATTCTCCACCCCAAGGAGGCGTCATGTAA